A stretch of the Chitiniphilus purpureus genome encodes the following:
- a CDS encoding carbohydrate-binding protein — MKTLIHALLLGTALLAGAAQAQHGWREGRHYREGEVVEYRGQSWRVLQNHTAWRGAGWTPAAAPSLWEPVRGHRGHHHGYARDRRYYDENGHDTGQWRGPNGYPGDPGYRGDKPWKRDRHWRPAGWDHDRRYQRGEWVWYDGYAYQARRNIGPSVEVNWRPDRAPDVWFRVTLP, encoded by the coding sequence ATGAAGACCCTGATCCATGCCTTGCTGCTCGGCACGGCGCTGCTGGCAGGTGCCGCCCAGGCACAGCACGGGTGGCGCGAAGGCCGCCATTACCGCGAGGGCGAGGTCGTCGAATACCGCGGCCAGAGCTGGCGTGTGCTGCAAAACCACACCGCATGGCGCGGCGCCGGTTGGACGCCGGCTGCGGCACCGTCGTTGTGGGAGCCCGTACGTGGCCACCGCGGCCATCATCACGGGTACGCGCGTGACCGTCGCTATTACGATGAAAACGGCCACGATACCGGCCAATGGCGTGGCCCGAATGGCTACCCGGGGGATCCGGGCTATCGCGGTGACAAGCCGTGGAAGCGCGATCGCCACTGGCGGCCGGCGGGATGGGACCACGATCGGCGTTACCAGCGCGGCGAGTGGGTCTGGTACGACGGCTATGCCTATCAGGCCCGGCGCAACATCGGCCCCAGTGTGGAAGTGAACTGGCGTCCGGACCGTGCCCCTGATGTCTGGTTCAGGGTGACGCTGCCCTGA
- a CDS encoding phage holin family protein → MSQQQTSSGPLRRLVGGILGLLHAHLGIFSIELEEARERLVRTLVLGVLGAGLWVMCLIAFAWALVLALPESWRVPVLTVGGIVLLLLGALLVRLAWNGMTRAPLPFAVTLEELRRDRERLSS, encoded by the coding sequence ATGAGCCAACAACAAACGTCTTCAGGGCCCCTACGCCGGCTGGTCGGCGGCATCCTCGGCCTGCTGCATGCCCATCTGGGCATTTTCAGCATCGAATTGGAAGAGGCGCGCGAGCGCCTGGTACGCACGCTGGTGCTGGGGGTGCTCGGCGCCGGCCTATGGGTGATGTGCCTGATCGCCTTTGCCTGGGCGCTGGTACTGGCATTGCCCGAGTCGTGGCGCGTACCGGTGCTGACGGTGGGGGGCATCGTGCTGCTGCTGCTGGGCGCGTTGCTGGTCCGCCTCGCCTGGAACGGCATGACGCGCGCGCCGCTGCCATTTGCCGTCACCTTGGAAGAACTGCGGCGTGATCGGGAGCGTTTGTCGTCATGA
- a CDS encoding carbohydrate-binding protein, translating to MRKPSLLITALGLGLILIAGQALAAPQWREGRHYSVGEVVYYQGQPFRVLQSHTAWRGARWTPQAAPSLWEPVRYARNDGRHRWDDDDDDDDEDDDDDRRRWRRHAHDDKPWARDPHWRPGNWERGHRYRKGEWVWHEGYAYRATRNVDSGIEINWRPREAPDVWVRVTVP from the coding sequence ATGAGAAAACCATCTTTGCTGATCACGGCCCTTGGCCTGGGGCTGATCCTGATCGCAGGACAGGCGCTGGCCGCGCCACAATGGCGCGAAGGCCGCCACTACAGCGTAGGCGAGGTGGTGTACTACCAGGGGCAGCCGTTCCGGGTACTGCAGAGCCATACTGCCTGGCGCGGCGCGCGCTGGACGCCCCAGGCCGCGCCATCGTTGTGGGAGCCGGTACGCTATGCCCGGAATGATGGGCGGCATCGCTGGGATGACGACGACGATGACGACGACGAGGATGATGATGACGACCGCCGCCGCTGGCGTCGTCACGCGCATGATGACAAGCCCTGGGCGCGTGACCCGCATTGGCGGCCCGGCAACTGGGAGCGGGGCCACCGCTACCGCAAGGGCGAGTGGGTATGGCACGAAGGCTATGCCTATCGCGCCACCCGCAATGTCGATTCCGGCATCGAGATCAACTGGCGTCCACGCGAAGCTCCGGATGTCTGGGTCCGCGTGACCGTGCCCTGA
- a CDS encoding carbohydrate-binding protein encodes MKITSTVGALIYATLAALAHGYTPTPDHPDRPNPLTPTPVIPTPVTPLPSPVMPTPPDGYTGCNYYSKQVSLKPVGVTPVLPQPSPTPVTVTPAPITPVVAPVPAAAPTPASAWQAEQVYTAGQTVTYQGGEYRARWWTQGERPQAGGWGAWELVATSAAVPEWVPEQTFVAGQQASYDGKVYRARWWTQGEVPGPQSGAWEYLRLDSRVSLAQVDFQGRLTVMRCRNYGITSPYNVAFFEAGVYQIDKVTDPLQVVTALKTTSEAGSVITTRPWRNEPGQEVVYTYQGIQTDEVNRPPLNVVGGRQIPWLCTADDVCRYIGQ; translated from the coding sequence ATGAAAATCACGAGTACTGTGGGTGCGTTGATCTATGCAACACTGGCTGCGCTGGCCCATGGCTATACCCCGACACCGGACCACCCGGATAGGCCCAATCCGCTGACGCCGACCCCGGTCATCCCCACACCGGTCACGCCGCTGCCCTCACCGGTCATGCCCACCCCGCCGGACGGGTATACCGGGTGCAACTACTACAGTAAACAGGTCTCGCTCAAACCCGTCGGGGTCACCCCGGTGCTGCCACAGCCCTCGCCGACGCCTGTCACCGTGACGCCGGCGCCCATCACGCCGGTGGTCGCACCGGTCCCGGCCGCTGCCCCTACGCCAGCCTCTGCCTGGCAGGCAGAGCAGGTGTATACGGCGGGGCAGACTGTCACCTATCAAGGCGGGGAATACCGGGCACGCTGGTGGACCCAGGGCGAACGGCCGCAGGCCGGCGGCTGGGGTGCCTGGGAACTTGTCGCCACCAGTGCGGCGGTGCCTGAATGGGTACCGGAGCAGACCTTCGTTGCCGGCCAGCAGGCAAGTTATGACGGCAAGGTCTACCGGGCGCGCTGGTGGACGCAAGGCGAGGTGCCCGGGCCCCAGAGCGGTGCCTGGGAGTACCTGCGTCTGGACAGCCGCGTGAGCCTGGCCCAGGTCGATTTCCAAGGGCGCCTCACGGTGATGCGCTGCCGCAACTACGGCATCACCTCCCCGTACAACGTCGCGTTCTTCGAGGCCGGGGTCTACCAGATCGATAAGGTGACCGATCCGCTGCAGGTGGTCACGGCACTCAAGACCACCAGCGAAGCGGGCAGTGTGATCACGACCCGGCCGTGGCGCAATGAGCCGGGGCAGGAGGTCGTCTACACCTACCAGGGCATACAGACCGATGAGGTGAACAGGCCGCCGCTCAATGTGGTCGGTGGCAGGCAGATACCGTGGCTGTGCACCGCCGACGATGTCTGCCGCTATATCGGGCAGTAG
- the lptF gene encoding LPS export ABC transporter permease LptF, with amino-acid sequence MLFRKSLIHEMSWVALAVFVVVLLLVMTTQIVRFLGQAAVGSLASGAVWAMMGFTSIRYLPTLLSLMLFAAVLSVMMRLWRDNEMVIWFASGRSVRDFVAPVLEFTLPIVALIAALALFVSPWAMKKGDEFRKESLSRQEITQVAPGVFRESGGSDRVYFVESFGEGASGSNVFVQMRREDKLSIILAQRGGLTLGPDGERWLWLGEGRAYSGVPGSAQFEVLTFDKANLLVSQNERAATSVSTRATQSHELWESDKLEHQAELAWRMALPVSALILSLAAVPLAFFNPRGGRAFNLVFAAFLYFFYYNCINLFQVWIATGRIPPWLGMWPLHGAALCLTLWLYRWRSRLRGVR; translated from the coding sequence ATGCTGTTTCGCAAGAGCCTGATCCACGAGATGTCCTGGGTGGCACTCGCCGTATTCGTCGTGGTGCTGCTGCTGGTGATGACAACGCAGATCGTGCGTTTTCTCGGGCAGGCGGCAGTCGGCTCGTTGGCCTCGGGCGCAGTCTGGGCCATGATGGGCTTCACTTCGATCCGCTACCTGCCCACGTTGCTGTCGCTGATGCTGTTCGCCGCGGTCCTGTCGGTGATGATGCGGCTGTGGCGCGACAACGAGATGGTGATCTGGTTTGCCAGCGGCCGCTCGGTGCGCGACTTCGTGGCGCCGGTGCTCGAATTCACGCTGCCCATTGTGGCGCTGATCGCCGCGCTTGCGCTGTTCGTCTCGCCCTGGGCGATGAAAAAGGGCGACGAGTTCCGCAAGGAGTCGCTGTCGCGGCAGGAGATCACCCAGGTGGCACCGGGGGTGTTCCGCGAATCGGGCGGTTCGGACCGGGTGTACTTCGTCGAGAGCTTTGGCGAAGGCGCGAGCGGCAGCAACGTGTTCGTCCAGATGCGGCGCGAGGACAAGCTTTCGATCATCCTGGCGCAGCGCGGTGGCCTTACCTTGGGGCCGGATGGCGAGCGCTGGCTGTGGCTGGGCGAAGGGCGCGCGTACTCCGGCGTGCCCGGTTCGGCGCAGTTCGAGGTGCTCACCTTCGACAAGGCCAACCTGCTGGTCAGCCAGAACGAGCGCGCGGCGACCAGTGTCTCCACCCGTGCCACCCAAAGCCACGAACTGTGGGAGAGCGACAAGCTGGAGCATCAGGCCGAACTGGCATGGCGCATGGCGTTGCCGGTCTCGGCGCTGATCCTGTCACTGGCGGCGGTGCCGCTCGCGTTCTTCAATCCGCGCGGTGGACGGGCGTTCAATCTGGTGTTCGCCGCCTTCCTGTACTTCTTCTATTACAACTGCATCAACCTGTTCCAGGTATGGATCGCCACCGGCAGGATCCCGCCCTGGCTTGGCATGTGGCCGCTGCATGGGGCGGCGCTGTGCCTGACACTATGGCTGTACCGCTGGCGCAGCCGCTTGCGGGGGGTACGATGA
- a CDS encoding leucyl aminopeptidase: MEFSINPLSPEKAQGDSILLPLTGQKLPSSYQKLDEATGGALSTLLAQGELAAKAGSIASAHLVMNGRLRRLVLLQLGETPDAASWRSATAAVARVLLAGKGASADLYLALPKGLDLEASVAALAQALVLESYRFDDFKSTPEPLPALTNVNFAVPRKADTAGARAGLAQGLAVARGMNLTRHLGNLPPNVCTPTYLADEAQRLAKAHGLKVMVLDQPELEAEGLASFLAVAKGSTQPPKLIVLEYRGGKKGAKPVALVGKGITFDSGGISIKPGEGMDEMKYDMCGAATVLGTLQAAAELALPINLVGVIAACENMPAGNATKPGDILKSLAGISIEVLNTDAEGRLILCDALTYAHRFQPETVIDIATLTGACIIALGHVASGLYANDEALAAELLGAAEHTGDKAWRMPLWDDYQEQLKSNFADLANIGGRPAGSVTAACFLSRFAKDYRWAHLDIAGTAWKSGAAKGATGRPVPLLVAFLSARAQQAPVTRKA, from the coding sequence GTGGAATTTAGCATAAATCCCCTCAGCCCCGAAAAAGCCCAGGGCGACAGCATCCTGCTGCCGCTGACAGGGCAGAAGCTGCCGTCGTCGTACCAGAAACTCGACGAGGCGACGGGCGGTGCACTCAGCACGCTGCTCGCCCAAGGCGAACTTGCGGCCAAGGCTGGCAGCATCGCCAGCGCCCATCTCGTCATGAACGGCAGGTTGCGGCGGCTGGTCCTGCTGCAACTGGGCGAAACACCGGACGCGGCCAGCTGGCGCAGCGCCACGGCCGCCGTGGCCCGGGTCCTGCTCGCCGGCAAGGGCGCCAGCGCCGACCTGTATCTTGCGCTGCCCAAAGGGCTGGACCTGGAGGCTTCGGTGGCTGCGCTGGCGCAGGCCCTGGTACTGGAGTCGTATCGTTTCGATGACTTCAAATCCACGCCCGAACCGCTTCCGGCGCTGACCAACGTGAATTTTGCCGTGCCCCGCAAGGCCGACACCGCTGGGGCGCGTGCAGGTCTTGCGCAGGGTCTGGCCGTGGCGCGCGGGATGAACCTGACCCGGCACCTGGGCAATCTGCCGCCCAATGTCTGCACACCGACCTATCTCGCCGACGAGGCGCAACGGCTGGCCAAGGCGCATGGTCTCAAGGTGATGGTGCTCGACCAGCCGGAACTCGAGGCCGAAGGGCTGGCGTCGTTCCTTGCGGTGGCCAAGGGCTCGACCCAGCCACCCAAGCTGATCGTGCTCGAATACCGCGGCGGCAAGAAAGGCGCGAAGCCGGTGGCGCTGGTCGGCAAGGGCATCACCTTCGATTCGGGCGGGATTTCGATCAAGCCCGGCGAAGGCATGGACGAGATGAAGTACGACATGTGCGGTGCGGCCACGGTGCTCGGCACACTGCAGGCCGCCGCCGAACTTGCGCTGCCCATCAATCTGGTCGGCGTGATCGCCGCGTGCGAGAACATGCCGGCGGGCAATGCCACCAAGCCGGGCGACATCCTCAAGAGCCTTGCCGGCATCAGCATCGAAGTACTCAACACCGATGCCGAGGGCCGGCTGATCCTGTGCGATGCGCTCACCTACGCCCATCGCTTCCAGCCCGAGACGGTGATCGACATCGCCACGCTGACCGGCGCCTGCATCATTGCACTGGGCCATGTGGCAAGCGGCCTGTACGCGAACGACGAAGCGCTGGCCGCCGAACTGCTCGGCGCGGCGGAGCACACCGGCGACAAGGCATGGCGCATGCCGCTGTGGGACGACTACCAGGAGCAGCTCAAATCCAATTTCGCCGATCTTGCCAATATCGGCGGCCGCCCTGCCGGCTCAGTCACCGCGGCCTGCTTCCTGTCGCGCTTTGCCAAGGACTACCGCTGGGCGCACCTGGATATCGCCGGCACCGCCTGGAAATCCGGTGCGGCCAAGGGTGCCACCGGCCGGCCGGTGCCGCTGCTGGTCGCCTTTCTCAGTGCCCGCGCGCAGCAGGCACCGGTGACGAGGAAAGCGTGA
- a CDS encoding valine--tRNA ligase: protein MSTALERLAKSFDPADIERSWYPRWESARYFSPSMDPATPSFCIQLPPPNVTGTLHMGHAFNQTIMDGLTRYHRMKGENTLWLPGTDHAGIATQIVVERQLEAQGVSRHDLGRTAFIDKVWAWKEQSGNTITAQMRRMGASVDWQREYFTMDEKMSSVVTEVFVRLYEEGLLYRGKRLVNWDPLLGTAVSDLEVASEEEDGQLWHIDYPLADGSGRLTVATTRPETMLGDVAVMVHPEDERYAHLIGKAVQLPLCDRQIPVIADDYVDKAFGTGVVKVTPAHDFNDYQVGQRHGLPQISVLTLEARINDNAPAAYRGLDRFEARKRIVADLEAAGLLAQVKPHKLMVPRCERTGQIVEPMLTDQWFVAMSKQDAAGKSITQKALEVVQNGEVQFVPGDWVNTYYAWLNNIQDWCVSRQLWWGHQIPAWYDDTGRVYVARNEAEAQAQAGGKALSRDNDVLDTWFSAALVPFSTLGWPDGTPELKAFLPSSVLVTGYDIIFFWVARMIMMTRHFTGKVPFQHVYIHGLVRDGEGKKMSKSEGNVLDPVDLIDGIALDPLLEKRTSGLRRPEKAPQVAAKTRKEFPDGIPAYGVDALRFTFASLASLGRSINFDQKRCEGYRNFCNKLWNATRFVLMNVEGQDCGLAADAALDHGFAERWIIGRLQEAEQAVTLALDTFRFDLAAQAIYEFVWNEYCDWYIELAKVSLQQGDAARQRATRRTLIRVLEVILRLTHPIMPFITEELWQVVAPLAGRRDTESLMLAAWPQADLSKVDANANADVAVLQALAFAARNLRGEMGLPPAQKVPLFIEGDAALARFGAYLVPLAKLSEVHVVAQLPEDDAPVAVAGGIRLMLKVEVDKAAESARLTKEIAKVEDGLAKMQAKLDKPGYADKAPPHLVAKDRALVAELTDKLATLQAQLRKLS, encoded by the coding sequence ATGAGCACCGCCCTGGAACGCCTTGCCAAGAGCTTTGACCCCGCCGACATCGAACGCAGCTGGTATCCGCGCTGGGAAAGCGCGCGCTACTTCAGCCCCAGCATGGATCCGGCCACCCCGTCGTTCTGCATCCAACTGCCGCCGCCCAATGTCACCGGCACGCTGCACATGGGGCATGCCTTCAACCAGACCATCATGGATGGCCTGACCCGCTACCACCGGATGAAGGGCGAGAACACGCTCTGGCTGCCCGGCACCGACCACGCCGGCATCGCCACGCAGATCGTGGTCGAGCGCCAGCTCGAAGCCCAGGGCGTATCGCGGCACGACCTGGGCCGCACCGCCTTCATCGACAAGGTCTGGGCCTGGAAGGAACAGTCCGGCAATACCATCACCGCGCAGATGCGCCGCATGGGTGCATCGGTGGATTGGCAGCGCGAGTACTTCACGATGGACGAGAAGATGTCGTCCGTGGTGACCGAGGTATTTGTACGGCTGTACGAGGAAGGGTTGCTCTACCGTGGCAAGCGGCTGGTGAACTGGGATCCGCTGCTGGGGACCGCAGTGTCGGACCTCGAAGTGGCGAGCGAAGAGGAAGACGGCCAGCTGTGGCATATCGACTACCCGCTCGCTGACGGCTCGGGCAGGCTGACAGTGGCGACGACCCGCCCCGAGACCATGCTGGGCGACGTGGCCGTGATGGTGCATCCGGAAGACGAACGCTACGCCCATCTGATCGGCAAGGCGGTGCAGCTGCCGCTGTGCGATCGCCAGATCCCTGTCATTGCCGACGACTACGTCGATAAGGCATTCGGCACCGGTGTGGTCAAGGTGACTCCGGCACACGACTTCAACGATTATCAGGTCGGGCAACGCCACGGCCTGCCGCAGATCAGCGTGCTCACGCTCGAAGCCAGGATCAACGACAATGCCCCGGCCGCCTATCGCGGCCTGGACCGCTTTGAAGCGCGCAAGCGCATCGTGGCCGACCTGGAAGCGGCGGGGCTGCTCGCCCAGGTCAAACCGCACAAGCTGATGGTGCCGCGCTGTGAGCGCACCGGGCAGATCGTCGAGCCGATGCTGACCGACCAGTGGTTCGTCGCGATGAGCAAGCAGGATGCCGCTGGCAAGAGCATCACGCAAAAGGCGCTGGAAGTCGTCCAGAACGGCGAGGTGCAGTTTGTGCCGGGCGACTGGGTCAACACCTACTATGCCTGGCTCAACAACATCCAGGACTGGTGCGTCAGCCGGCAGCTGTGGTGGGGCCATCAGATCCCTGCGTGGTACGACGATACCGGCCGTGTCTATGTGGCACGCAACGAGGCCGAGGCGCAGGCGCAGGCCGGTGGCAAGGCGCTGTCGCGCGACAATGACGTGCTCGACACCTGGTTCAGCGCGGCGCTGGTGCCCTTCTCCACGCTGGGCTGGCCCGACGGCACGCCCGAACTCAAGGCCTTCCTGCCGTCCAGCGTGCTGGTTACCGGTTACGACATCATCTTCTTCTGGGTGGCCCGGATGATCATGATGACGCGGCACTTCACCGGCAAGGTGCCGTTCCAGCATGTCTACATCCATGGCCTGGTGCGCGACGGCGAGGGCAAGAAAATGTCCAAGTCCGAAGGCAACGTGCTCGACCCGGTGGATCTGATCGACGGCATTGCGCTCGACCCGCTGCTGGAAAAGCGCACTTCAGGGCTGCGCCGCCCGGAAAAAGCCCCGCAGGTGGCCGCCAAGACACGCAAGGAATTTCCCGACGGCATCCCGGCGTATGGTGTCGATGCGCTGCGCTTCACCTTCGCCTCGCTCGCCAGCCTTGGCCGCTCGATCAACTTCGATCAGAAACGCTGCGAGGGCTACCGCAACTTCTGCAACAAGCTGTGGAACGCCACCCGCTTCGTGCTGATGAATGTGGAAGGGCAGGACTGCGGCCTTGCCGCCGATGCCGCTCTTGATCATGGTTTTGCCGAGCGCTGGATCATCGGCCGGCTGCAGGAGGCCGAGCAGGCGGTCACGCTGGCCCTCGATACCTTCCGCTTCGACCTTGCCGCCCAGGCGATCTACGAATTCGTCTGGAACGAGTACTGCGACTGGTACATCGAGCTGGCCAAGGTATCGCTGCAGCAGGGCGACGCCGCCCGCCAGCGTGCCACGCGTCGTACCCTGATCCGGGTACTGGAAGTGATCCTGCGCCTGACCCATCCCATCATGCCCTTCATCACCGAGGAACTGTGGCAGGTGGTGGCACCGCTGGCCGGCCGTCGTGATACGGAATCGTTGATGCTGGCCGCCTGGCCCCAGGCGGATCTGTCCAAGGTCGATGCCAACGCCAATGCCGACGTGGCGGTGCTGCAGGCATTGGCCTTCGCCGCGCGCAATCTGCGAGGCGAAATGGGCCTGCCGCCAGCGCAGAAGGTCCCGCTGTTCATCGAAGGCGATGCGGCCCTGGCCCGCTTTGGTGCCTACCTCGTCCCGCTGGCCAAGCTCAGCGAGGTTCACGTGGTGGCCCAACTGCCCGAGGACGACGCCCCGGTGGCGGTGGCTGGTGGGATCCGGCTGATGCTGAAGGTGGAAGTGGACAAGGCCGCGGAAAGCGCGCGCCTGACCAAGGAGATCGCCAAGGTCGAGGACGGGCTGGCCAAGATGCAGGCCAAGCTGGACAAGCCCGGCTACGCCGACAAGGCACCACCGCACCTGGTGGCGAAGGATCGGGCGCTGGTGGCCGAGCTGACCGACAAGCTCGCCACGCTGCAGGCCCAGCTGCGCAAGCTTTCCTGA
- the lptG gene encoding LPS export ABC transporter permease LptG, which yields MSLLARYLSKELTVFVLSTLGGLLGLYTFFDLIAELSDLGQGGYRLLDAVYFVLLRTPGNAYELMPIAVLIGAIFALANLAGHSELTVMRASGVSVARLLAWLMLAGACYATVTVALGEVVVPHAERMANQHRLSATKKLLVGEFRSGVWVKDDRQIVNIGEMLPDLTIRGIRIYELGQGLVLTRILEGGEGQYQDNGRWQLAPARETRFGKDMQGVQVVNPTSLEWKTAITPEMLAVLLVEPAQMSARSLFRYIDHLARNKQQTSRYELALWGKLFYPLACLSMMVIALPFAQAQRRAANVGARLFVGILAGLAFHFLNRVVVYLGQLNHWPAPLVVSIPTLLFMAIALVLLWRQERR from the coding sequence ATGAGCCTGCTTGCGCGCTATCTCTCCAAGGAGCTGACCGTCTTCGTGCTGTCCACGCTGGGCGGGCTGCTCGGGCTCTATACCTTCTTCGATCTGATCGCCGAGCTGTCCGACCTGGGCCAGGGCGGCTATCGCCTGCTCGACGCGGTGTATTTCGTGTTGCTGCGCACCCCGGGCAATGCCTACGAGCTGATGCCGATCGCGGTGCTGATCGGCGCGATCTTCGCGCTTGCCAACCTGGCCGGGCATTCCGAGCTGACGGTGATGCGTGCCTCGGGCGTCTCGGTGGCACGGCTGCTGGCCTGGCTGATGCTGGCCGGCGCCTGCTATGCCACGGTGACGGTGGCGCTGGGCGAGGTGGTGGTGCCGCATGCGGAGCGCATGGCCAACCAGCACCGGTTGTCGGCCACCAAGAAGCTGCTGGTCGGCGAGTTCCGCTCCGGGGTCTGGGTCAAGGACGACCGGCAGATCGTCAACATCGGCGAGATGCTGCCCGACCTGACCATCCGCGGCATCCGCATCTATGAACTGGGCCAGGGTCTGGTGCTGACCCGCATCCTGGAGGGGGGCGAGGGGCAGTACCAGGACAACGGGCGGTGGCAGCTTGCGCCGGCGCGCGAGACCCGCTTCGGCAAGGACATGCAGGGGGTGCAGGTGGTCAATCCGACCAGCCTGGAGTGGAAGACCGCGATCACGCCGGAGATGCTGGCGGTGCTGCTGGTCGAGCCTGCGCAGATGTCGGCCCGGTCGCTGTTCCGTTATATCGACCATCTGGCACGCAACAAGCAGCAGACCAGCCGCTATGAGCTGGCGCTGTGGGGCAAGCTGTTCTACCCGCTCGCCTGCCTGTCGATGATGGTGATCGCGCTGCCATTTGCCCAGGCGCAGCGCCGTGCCGCCAATGTGGGTGCACGGCTGTTCGTCGGCATCCTCGCCGGGCTGGCATTCCATTTCCTGAACCGGGTGGTGGTCTACCTGGGGCAGCTCAATCACTGGCCGGCGCCGCTGGTCGTCTCCATCCCCACGCTGCTTTTCATGGCGATCGCGCTGGTGTTGCTGTGGCGGCAGGAGCGGCGCTGA
- a CDS encoding DNA polymerase III subunit chi yields MIRAGMDVTFYFNVKHRGHALCQLVGKALAQRLTINVLTASDADSRELDRLLWEIPQIGFLPHCAADDPLAPVTPIVIDHRPALLSDRAALFNWTEAAIPAELDGHQRVLEIVERDDAARDQARERWRSYQARGVTPQAVDMLELAAQRQAG; encoded by the coding sequence GTGATCCGGGCCGGCATGGACGTCACCTTCTACTTCAACGTCAAGCATCGCGGACACGCGCTGTGCCAGCTGGTCGGCAAGGCCCTGGCACAGCGGCTGACCATCAACGTGCTGACCGCCAGCGATGCCGACAGCCGCGAACTCGACCGGTTGCTGTGGGAAATCCCGCAGATCGGCTTTCTGCCGCATTGCGCGGCGGACGATCCGCTGGCACCGGTCACGCCCATCGTGATCGACCATCGGCCGGCCCTGCTCAGCGACAGGGCTGCGCTGTTCAATTGGACCGAAGCAGCAATCCCTGCGGAGCTGGACGGCCATCAGCGCGTGCTGGAGATCGTGGAGCGCGATGACGCGGCCCGCGATCAGGCGCGCGAGCGCTGGCGCAGCTATCAGGCACGCGGCGTCACGCCGCAGGCCGTGGACATGCTCGAACTGGCCGCACAGCGGCAGGCGGGGTGA
- a CDS encoding DUF883 family protein: MSEKLKADQDVLLDDLRTVITDTETILKDAAQVGGEQAQAMRDKVTANLNAAKSKLIETEQLLAEKARVAAQATDEYVHAHPWTSVTVAAGVGFLLGLLVSRR; the protein is encoded by the coding sequence ATGAGCGAAAAGCTGAAAGCCGACCAGGATGTGTTGCTGGATGATCTGCGTACCGTGATCACCGATACCGAGACCATCCTCAAGGATGCGGCCCAGGTCGGTGGCGAGCAGGCGCAGGCGATGCGCGACAAGGTCACCGCCAACCTGAATGCCGCGAAGTCGAAGTTGATCGAAACCGAGCAGTTGTTGGCCGAAAAGGCACGGGTGGCCGCCCAGGCCACCGACGAGTATGTCCATGCCCATCCGTGGACCTCGGTCACGGTGGCCGCAGGCGTGGGCTTTCTGCTCGGCCTCCTGGTCTCGCGCCGCTGA
- the galE gene encoding UDP-glucose 4-epimerase GalE, with amino-acid sequence MHILLTGGAGYIGSHTYIELSAAGFTPVIFDNFSNAKPEVLARLERITGRPVAHMQGDIRASADLAAAFRRWPIAAVVHFAGLKAVGESVAQPLLYYDNNVVGTVRLLEAMGAAGVRRLVFSSSATVYGDPHAVPIREDFPLSATNPYGRTKLMIEDMLRDHHHACPDWEIAILRYFNPVGAHASGLIGEDPRGIPNNLLPYISQVAVGKRDELSVFGGDYPTPDGTGVRDYIHVVDLARGHVKALQKIEGASGCLAVNLGTGQGYSVLEMVRAFETASGRAVPYRIVARRPGDVASCYADPASAAERLGWRAEKGLAEMCADAWRWQQGNPDGYPG; translated from the coding sequence GTGCATATCCTACTGACAGGCGGTGCGGGCTATATCGGCTCGCACACCTACATCGAGTTGAGTGCCGCCGGCTTCACGCCGGTGATCTTCGACAATTTCAGCAATGCCAAGCCCGAGGTGCTGGCCCGGCTGGAGCGCATCACCGGACGCCCGGTGGCGCATATGCAGGGGGATATCCGCGCCAGCGCGGATCTTGCCGCGGCGTTCCGCCGCTGGCCGATCGCCGCGGTGGTCCACTTCGCCGGGCTCAAGGCGGTGGGCGAGTCGGTGGCACAGCCGCTGCTGTACTACGACAACAACGTGGTCGGCACCGTGCGGCTGCTGGAGGCGATGGGCGCGGCCGGGGTACGGCGTCTGGTGTTCTCGTCGTCGGCCACGGTGTACGGCGATCCGCATGCCGTGCCGATCCGCGAGGACTTTCCACTGTCGGCCACCAATCCGTATGGGCGTACCAAGCTCATGATCGAGGACATGCTGCGTGACCACCACCACGCCTGCCCGGATTGGGAGATCGCCATCCTGCGCTACTTCAACCCGGTGGGTGCGCACGCCTCAGGTCTGATCGGCGAGGACCCGCGCGGCATTCCCAACAACCTCCTGCCCTATATTTCCCAGGTGGCGGTCGGCAAGCGCGACGAGCTGTCGGTGTTCGGCGGTGACTATCCGACCCCGGACGGCACTGGGGTGCGCGACTACATCCACGTGGTGGACCTGGCGCGTGGGCATGTGAAGGCCCTGCAGAAGATCGAGGGCGCAAGCGGCTGCCTCGCCGTGAACCTCGGTACCGGCCAGGGCTATTCGGTGCTGGAGATGGTGCGCGCGTTCGAGACCGCGAGCGGCCGCGCGGTGCCCTACCGGATCGTCGCACGCCGGCCGGGCGACGTGGCGAGCTGCTACGCCGATCCGGCCAGTGCGGCCGAACGCCTGGGCTGGCGTGCCGAGAAAGGCTTGGCCGAGATGTGCGCCGACGCCTGGCGCTGGCAACAGGGCAATCCGGACGGCTATCCGGGCTGA